One window of the Natrinema sp. CBA1119 genome contains the following:
- a CDS encoding SDR family oxidoreductase: MRQQPDLSGQAAFITGTTRGIGKQLALELAERGCDIVSTGKTVDDSDSDLEGTIHRTAEECAEKGVDTHAIQLNVRDEDAVEAAIAEAIDEMGEINIVINNASAIQIGSVEDLPASRYDLLNEVNVRGTYLVSRGFIDHLRGVEDDAWILTNAPPVEIDRAPGAAAYSWSKMGMSFVTLSLAQELADDDVGCNTFWPVTAIDTRATRYFEMGTEEDWRTPDIVSDTVLEILKRDPGEFTGNHVYDEEFLREAGVDDFSEYNLTEGDPEPTSAQLFDPSYSRSSET; encoded by the coding sequence ATGCGACAGCAACCAGATCTGAGCGGCCAGGCTGCGTTTATCACGGGAACGACGCGAGGCATCGGGAAACAACTCGCACTCGAGCTCGCCGAACGGGGCTGTGACATCGTCTCGACGGGAAAGACCGTTGACGATTCGGACTCCGACCTCGAGGGGACGATTCACAGGACGGCCGAGGAGTGCGCCGAAAAGGGCGTCGACACGCACGCGATTCAGTTAAACGTCCGCGACGAGGACGCGGTCGAGGCGGCCATCGCGGAAGCGATCGACGAGATGGGCGAGATCAACATCGTCATCAACAACGCCTCGGCGATCCAGATAGGCTCAGTCGAGGATCTGCCGGCGAGCCGGTACGACCTCCTGAACGAGGTCAACGTGCGCGGGACCTATCTCGTCTCGCGGGGATTCATCGATCACCTCAGAGGCGTCGAGGACGACGCCTGGATCCTGACGAACGCGCCGCCGGTCGAGATCGATCGCGCGCCGGGAGCGGCGGCTTACTCCTGGTCGAAGATGGGGATGTCCTTCGTCACGCTGTCGCTGGCGCAGGAACTGGCGGACGACGACGTCGGCTGTAACACCTTCTGGCCGGTAACTGCGATCGATACGCGCGCGACCCGCTACTTCGAGATGGGGACCGAGGAGGACTGGCGCACCCCCGATATCGTCTCGGACACAGTCCTGGAGATTCTCAAGCGCGATCCGGGCGAGTTCACCGGCAATCACGTCTACGACGAGGAGTTCCTCCGCGAGGCCGGCGTCGATGACTTCTCCGAGTACAATCTCACCGAGGGAGATCCCGAACCGACCTCGGCACAGCTCTTCGATCCGAGCTACTCGCGCTCGAGTGAGACGTAA
- a CDS encoding 2,3,4,5-tetrahydropyridine-2,6-dicarboxylate N-succinyltransferase, producing MSALETEIDELWERKQNDEIDAETAGEDAYATLEAFLDALESGEIRAAEKQGDSWEANEWVKQGILLNFGLRSIGQYDHGGTTYNDVLPLADSSEYGDRGSRNTPDGTVVRRGANIGSDCILMSPAFVNIGARVGDGTLVDSCDTVGSCAQIGDNVKLGANTLIGGVLEPVEGAPVIVEDNVSLGAGCRVTSGFVVGENSVVGENTLLTPRIPVYDLVEEEVLYGELPADRRAFTRFVESSISDHDLFEGGAYKPAVVATDIETETLEATEREDALRE from the coding sequence ATGAGCGCACTCGAGACCGAAATCGACGAGCTGTGGGAGCGAAAGCAGAACGACGAGATCGACGCCGAGACCGCCGGCGAAGACGCGTACGCCACCCTCGAGGCCTTCCTCGACGCCCTCGAGTCCGGCGAGATCCGCGCCGCCGAGAAGCAAGGGGACTCCTGGGAGGCGAACGAGTGGGTCAAGCAGGGCATTCTGCTCAACTTCGGCCTCCGCTCGATCGGTCAGTACGACCACGGCGGAACCACGTACAACGACGTCCTGCCGCTCGCCGACTCGAGCGAATACGGCGACCGCGGGAGCCGCAACACGCCGGACGGCACCGTCGTCCGCCGCGGCGCGAACATCGGCTCGGACTGTATCCTGATGAGCCCCGCGTTCGTCAACATCGGTGCCCGCGTCGGCGACGGCACGCTCGTCGATTCCTGCGATACGGTGGGCTCCTGTGCGCAGATCGGCGACAACGTCAAGCTCGGCGCGAACACGCTCATCGGCGGCGTCCTCGAGCCCGTCGAGGGCGCACCGGTCATCGTCGAGGACAACGTCTCGCTCGGCGCGGGCTGTCGCGTCACGAGCGGCTTCGTCGTCGGCGAGAACAGCGTCGTCGGCGAGAACACGCTCCTGACGCCGCGCATTCCGGTCTACGACCTCGTCGAGGAGGAGGTCCTCTACGGCGAACTGCCCGCCGACCGGCGCGCGTTCACCCGCTTCGTCGAGTCCTCGATCAGCGACCACGACCTCTTCGAGGGCGGCGCGTACAAGCCCGCCGTCGTCGCGACCGATATCGAGACGGAGACGCTCGAGGCGACCGAACGCGAAGACGCGTTGCGAGAATAG
- a CDS encoding M48 family metallopeptidase encodes MTDFGLKVRMAIVGSILFAFYMLVGGFGLLWLGTGAWPLVLVGLLVLPVIQYKIGTWSATRKAEPMPEDGQYQEIHQMTDSLCRDMGIKKPKLMVMDMGVPNAFATGRKGKGVVVVSTELIRLLQRDELEGVIAHELAHIKNRDVLAMVVGSSIAMMVGWVAYMVYIMSSERGIGGIIVGMVISNIAQMLVMVFVLAISRYREFVADEDARQYIGSGDPLARALEKISSGAQGRESQIDDSMSALCIFNSEKGLLQSLFATHPPTEKRIQKLRS; translated from the coding sequence ATGACAGATTTCGGACTGAAAGTGCGAATGGCGATCGTCGGCTCGATCCTGTTCGCGTTCTACATGCTCGTCGGCGGCTTCGGGCTGCTCTGGCTCGGCACCGGCGCGTGGCCGTTAGTCCTTGTCGGACTGCTCGTGCTACCGGTTATTCAGTACAAGATCGGGACGTGGTCGGCGACCAGAAAGGCCGAACCGATGCCCGAAGACGGCCAGTATCAGGAGATCCATCAGATGACCGACTCCCTCTGCCGAGATATGGGCATCAAAAAACCCAAACTGATGGTCATGGACATGGGCGTCCCCAACGCCTTCGCGACCGGTCGGAAGGGCAAGGGCGTCGTCGTCGTTTCGACGGAACTCATCCGGCTCCTCCAGCGCGACGAACTCGAGGGCGTGATCGCCCACGAACTCGCTCACATCAAGAACCGCGACGTCCTCGCGATGGTGGTGGGGAGTTCCATCGCGATGATGGTCGGCTGGGTCGCCTATATGGTCTACATCATGAGTAGCGAGCGTGGCATCGGCGGGATCATCGTCGGCATGGTCATCTCGAACATCGCACAGATGCTCGTCATGGTCTTCGTCCTCGCCATCTCGCGCTACCGCGAGTTCGTCGCCGACGAGGACGCCCGTCAGTATATCGGCAGCGGCGACCCGCTCGCCCGCGCCCTCGAGAAGATATCGAGCGGTGCACAGGGCCGCGAGTCTCAGATCGACGATAGCATGAGCGCGTTGTGTATCTTCAACTCGGAGAAAGGCCTCCTGCAGTCGCTGTTCGCGACCCACCCGCCTACGGAAAAGCGCATTCAGAAGCTCCGAAGCTGA
- a CDS encoding DUF5787 family protein, producing MDPHTAEFGFELRTCRWAEREWPPDEPASDDRAFVVARQLGTKRRRWDTIVLECDPDALRRRANFGPDRLDSDLLHLVRNAPAEWTYYRDALPHPGYPWRYVREAIHRADDRGILATRKNGNRIEIRRKWAYPDWLERIVAIENKPDLDASAARALGAQLEYDVSMGVADEVWVATRETGERVEPVLFEDLPIEAGILALAPDDLTAEVAWHPRSLAVDEPGTRILERPDGGKRDGSAARFESVDPDWKGDKRLAIAERAYERGWRSFVDTMRPDCRHFQLRARDAHQALPYCAAKGRCQTAAECAGSCHDFEPEPPVWRTRGWPIEGGPGKRSQQLLEERRRRRRPGL from the coding sequence GTGGACCCACACACCGCCGAGTTCGGGTTCGAACTGCGAACTTGCCGGTGGGCCGAACGCGAGTGGCCCCCGGACGAGCCCGCCAGCGACGACCGCGCGTTCGTCGTCGCCCGCCAGCTCGGGACCAAGCGCCGGCGCTGGGACACCATCGTCCTCGAGTGCGACCCGGATGCCCTCCGCCGCCGCGCGAACTTCGGTCCCGACCGGCTCGATAGCGACCTCCTCCATCTCGTCCGCAATGCCCCCGCCGAGTGGACCTACTACCGCGACGCGCTCCCCCATCCCGGCTATCCGTGGCGCTACGTCCGCGAGGCGATCCACCGCGCCGACGATCGGGGCATCCTCGCAACCAGAAAGAACGGCAATCGTATCGAGATCCGGCGCAAGTGGGCCTATCCGGACTGGCTCGAGCGAATCGTCGCGATCGAGAACAAGCCGGATCTCGACGCCAGCGCCGCCCGCGCGCTCGGCGCACAACTCGAGTACGACGTCTCGATGGGGGTAGCCGACGAGGTCTGGGTCGCAACCCGAGAAACCGGCGAGCGCGTCGAACCGGTTCTCTTCGAGGATCTGCCGATCGAGGCGGGTATCCTCGCGCTCGCACCCGACGACCTCACTGCCGAGGTCGCGTGGCATCCCCGCTCGCTCGCGGTCGACGAGCCGGGAACACGGATCCTCGAGCGACCCGACGGCGGAAAGCGAGACGGCTCCGCCGCTCGGTTCGAGTCCGTCGATCCCGACTGGAAGGGCGACAAACGGCTCGCGATCGCCGAACGCGCCTACGAACGCGGCTGGCGCTCGTTCGTCGACACGATGCGTCCCGACTGCCGACACTTTCAGCTACGCGCTCGAGACGCTCACCAGGCGCTGCCGTACTGCGCCGCCAAGGGCCGGTGCCAGACGGCAGCCGAGTGCGCCGGCTCCTGTCACGACTTCGAACCCGAGCCGCCCGTCTGGCGCACCCGCGGCTGGCCGATCGAGGGCGGCCCCGGAAAACGATCGCAGCAGCTCCTCGAGGAGCGGCGCCGGCGACGACGGCCGGGACTGTAA
- a CDS encoding MFS transporter, translating into MRRVVERVIAPFAVDRRVLALAGARMADGIGNSFLIIVIPLYVTSGIVSGTAFGLGESMITGVILSIFGFLNSSFQPFTGRLSDRLGRRKPFILVGLAGLAVTNITYVVAETYVSLLVIRGLQGVSVAFIIPSSVALVNELATTGDRGGNMGVYNTFRLVGFGAGPAVAGAVVSQGPYALPGGVTVDGFAAAFYIATITAAVSYVLVTVLVSDPESTVANAGADLSIPVFDRSGPNLLDPIFTLGVASLFMATAIALFATIQPQVNARLEQGSTWFGLQFAAFIIAQVALQTPIGRACDRYGRRPFIVVGMVLLIPTTLVQGFILSSALMFVARLFQGIAAAMVFAPSLALAGDLAGEGESGSKLSVLTMAFGYGIAIGPLSSGALVGFGFRVPFVFGTVLAVFGAILVYTQVEETLESTASVPVVGSD; encoded by the coding sequence ATGCGGAGAGTCGTCGAGCGGGTTATCGCACCGTTTGCCGTGGACCGACGGGTGCTCGCGTTGGCGGGTGCCCGCATGGCGGACGGGATCGGCAACTCGTTTCTGATCATCGTCATTCCGCTGTACGTGACCAGCGGTATCGTGAGCGGGACGGCGTTCGGCCTCGGTGAGTCGATGATTACCGGGGTCATCCTCTCGATTTTCGGCTTTCTCAACAGCAGCTTTCAGCCGTTTACCGGCCGGTTGTCGGACCGCCTCGGGCGGCGCAAGCCGTTCATTCTGGTCGGCCTCGCCGGGCTGGCGGTCACGAACATCACCTACGTCGTCGCGGAGACGTACGTCTCGTTGCTGGTCATCCGCGGGCTACAGGGCGTCAGCGTCGCCTTCATTATCCCGTCGTCGGTCGCGCTTGTGAACGAACTCGCGACGACTGGCGATCGCGGGGGGAACATGGGCGTCTACAACACCTTTCGACTGGTCGGCTTCGGTGCCGGGCCGGCGGTGGCCGGTGCGGTCGTCAGTCAGGGCCCGTACGCGCTCCCCGGCGGGGTGACGGTCGACGGGTTCGCCGCCGCCTTCTACATCGCCACGATCACGGCCGCGGTCAGTTACGTGCTAGTGACGGTGCTCGTCTCCGATCCGGAGTCGACGGTCGCGAACGCCGGTGCGGATCTCTCGATTCCCGTCTTCGATCGGTCGGGACCCAACCTGCTCGATCCGATCTTCACGCTCGGCGTCGCGTCGCTGTTTATGGCGACCGCGATCGCGCTGTTCGCGACCATTCAGCCCCAGGTCAACGCCCGCCTCGAGCAGGGGTCGACCTGGTTCGGCCTCCAGTTCGCGGCGTTCATCATCGCCCAGGTCGCGCTGCAGACGCCGATTGGACGGGCCTGCGACCGGTACGGCCGTCGCCCGTTCATCGTCGTCGGAATGGTCCTGTTGATCCCGACGACGCTCGTCCAGGGGTTCATTCTGTCTTCGGCCCTCATGTTCGTCGCCCGGTTGTTCCAGGGGATCGCGGCCGCGATGGTCTTCGCCCCGTCGCTGGCGCTGGCGGGTGATCTCGCCGGCGAGGGCGAGTCCGGATCGAAGCTGTCGGTGCTCACGATGGCCTTCGGCTACGGAATCGCCATCGGGCCGCTGTCCTCGGGTGCACTGGTGGGCTTCGGCTTCAGAGTCCCCTTCGTCTTCGGAACGGTCCTCGCCGTCTTCGGGGCGATTCTGGTCTATACGCAGGTTGAGGAGACGCTCGAGTCGACGGCCTCGGTGCCGGTCGTCGGGAGCGATTGA
- a CDS encoding AbrB/MazE/SpoVT family DNA-binding domain-containing protein, whose translation MSNRAEADDRSRIVIPRDIREKHGDRYRVVELDDRVELIPLRDEPIEGLRDAVGDAFDGKSIDEIKREARDAE comes from the coding sequence ATGAGCAACCGGGCTGAGGCCGACGATCGAAGTCGAATCGTCATCCCGCGGGACATCCGTGAGAAACACGGCGATCGATACCGCGTCGTCGAACTCGACGATCGGGTCGAACTGATTCCGTTGAGAGACGAGCCGATCGAGGGCCTTCGAGACGCCGTCGGTGATGCGTTCGACGGCAAGTCGATCGACGAGATCAAACGGGAAGCGCGCGACGCCGAGTAG
- the dapB gene encoding 4-hydroxy-tetrahydrodipicolinate reductase: MTVRLGITGATGRMGREVIAAATGRADCEIVFAVNREPGGDATVGGITIESAAEFDSLVAEREPTAVIDFTGPESAAGYATTCADAGVAFVTGTTGFDDEEYEALEAASEDIAVLHAPNFARGVQALVNVVGQAVRNLPGYDVELVETHHNDKRDAPSGTANRLLEEIEANGDFTERTHGREGEAPREDAEIGVHALRAGDITGEHEIVIAGNHEEVRLTHRAEDRGVFAAGAVDAAVWIAGQKAGWYDFSDVITE; encoded by the coding sequence ATGACGGTCAGGCTCGGCATCACCGGCGCGACGGGCCGCATGGGCCGGGAAGTGATCGCCGCTGCGACCGGTCGAGCGGACTGCGAGATCGTCTTCGCCGTCAACCGGGAGCCCGGAGGCGACGCGACCGTCGGGGGGATCACCATCGAGTCCGCGGCCGAGTTCGACTCGCTCGTCGCCGAGCGCGAACCGACCGCCGTGATCGACTTCACCGGCCCCGAGTCGGCCGCTGGCTACGCCACGACATGCGCCGACGCGGGCGTCGCGTTCGTCACCGGCACGACCGGGTTCGACGACGAGGAGTACGAAGCGCTCGAGGCGGCGAGCGAGGATATCGCCGTCCTCCACGCGCCAAATTTCGCCCGCGGCGTGCAGGCACTGGTCAACGTCGTCGGTCAGGCGGTCCGGAACCTGCCCGGCTACGACGTGGAACTCGTCGAGACCCATCACAACGACAAGCGCGACGCGCCGAGTGGCACCGCGAATCGGCTGCTCGAGGAGATCGAGGCCAACGGGGACTTCACCGAGCGCACGCACGGCCGCGAGGGCGAGGCACCCCGTGAAGACGCCGAGATCGGGGTCCACGCGCTCCGTGCCGGCGATATTACGGGCGAGCACGAAATCGTCATTGCGGGCAACCACGAGGAAGTTCGGCTCACGCACCGCGCCGAGGATCGCGGCGTGTTCGCCGCGGGCGCGGTCGACGCAGCGGTCTGGATCGCTGGACAAAAGGCGGGCTGGTACGACTTTTCGGACGTGATTACGGAATGA
- a CDS encoding PUA domain-containing protein, with amino-acid sequence MSEPADGRAGLPELRTVGDYQFGRGAGAALFPSEESLTIKRTTSGRPQQVHAEAGRIVSFGTDGRFTLGLEGGRRLDAALAHPAYRVVIDDESEPFVRDEKNVFTKFVLEVGDEIRPGDEVLIVHERGELIAVGTARLDAAAIRDFETGMAVNVREGAPAET; translated from the coding sequence ATGAGCGAGCCAGCAGACGGGCGCGCGGGTCTCCCGGAACTCCGGACCGTCGGCGACTACCAGTTCGGCCGGGGCGCAGGTGCAGCCCTGTTCCCATCCGAGGAATCGCTGACGATCAAACGCACCACCTCGGGGCGGCCACAGCAGGTCCACGCCGAGGCGGGCCGGATCGTCTCCTTCGGCACCGATGGTCGATTCACCCTCGGACTCGAGGGCGGTCGCCGACTCGACGCTGCGCTTGCACACCCCGCGTATCGCGTCGTCATCGACGACGAGAGCGAACCGTTCGTCCGCGACGAGAAGAACGTCTTCACGAAGTTCGTGCTCGAGGTCGGCGACGAGATCCGCCCGGGCGACGAGGTGCTGATCGTCCACGAGCGCGGCGAGTTGATCGCCGTGGGGACGGCGCGTCTCGACGCCGCGGCGATTCGGGACTTCGAGACGGGGATGGCGGTGAACGTGCGTGAAGGTGCGCCAGCGGAGACGTGA
- the dapA gene encoding 4-hydroxy-tetrahydrodipicolinate synthase — MSSAIDLSGVFPAMCTPFDEDRRIDFETLQADAQRLEAAGVDGLVPVGSTGESATLTHDEHVRVVEAVIEAVDDVPVIAGTGSNNTREALELSERAADAGADGLLLISPYYNKPEQRGLVEHFRTIADAVDLPQIVYNVPSRTGRNIEPDTAVELASHENIAGYKAASGDLGQIGEITERTTDEEFAVLSGDDALTLPTISVGGTGTISVAANIEPERTCAMVGAALDGDYARARDLHHELGPLFRGLFVETNPIPVKEAMQIRGYGPARMRSPLSRLADEYREDLETVLADLERESTEVADAAEGDR, encoded by the coding sequence ATGAGTTCAGCTATCGACCTTTCGGGCGTCTTTCCGGCGATGTGCACGCCCTTCGACGAAGACCGGCGAATTGACTTCGAAACACTGCAGGCCGACGCCCAGCGCCTCGAGGCCGCGGGCGTCGACGGGCTCGTCCCCGTCGGCTCCACGGGAGAGTCGGCGACCCTGACCCACGACGAGCACGTCCGCGTCGTCGAGGCGGTCATCGAGGCCGTCGACGACGTGCCGGTCATCGCGGGCACCGGCTCGAACAACACGCGCGAGGCCCTCGAGCTCTCCGAACGCGCCGCCGACGCGGGCGCGGACGGCCTGTTGCTCATCTCGCCGTACTACAACAAGCCCGAACAGCGCGGGCTGGTCGAGCACTTCCGGACGATCGCGGACGCCGTCGACCTGCCCCAGATCGTCTACAACGTCCCCTCGCGGACGGGGCGAAACATCGAACCCGACACGGCCGTCGAACTCGCGAGCCACGAGAACATCGCGGGCTACAAGGCCGCAAGCGGCGACCTCGGACAGATCGGCGAGATCACCGAACGAACGACTGACGAGGAGTTCGCCGTGCTCTCGGGCGACGACGCGCTCACCCTGCCGACCATCTCGGTCGGCGGGACCGGGACGATCAGCGTCGCCGCGAACATCGAACCCGAGCGGACCTGCGCGATGGTCGGCGCGGCGCTGGACGGCGACTACGCCCGCGCACGGGACCTCCACCACGAACTCGGGCCGCTGTTCCGCGGGCTCTTCGTCGAGACCAATCCGATCCCGGTCAAGGAGGCCATGCAGATCCGCGGCTACGGTCCGGCCCGCATGCGCTCGCCGCTCTCCCGGCTGGCCGACGAGTACCGCGAGGACCTCGAGACCGTGCTGGCCGACCTCGAGCGGGAATCGACCGAAGTGGCGGACGCGGCGGAGGGTGATCGATGA
- a CDS encoding methyltransferase domain-containing protein, whose product MSGDENADDGTDTETETDAGAEGGDDRVPVLLVRDDREYLVKPGGEQGTDLGVLEVPEDVQSGDTIETHLGDEFHVRRLRGPDLFHQFERTGAPMVPRDIGLVMGETGIARGDRVLDAGTGTGVLAAMMARAGASVVTYERDAEFADVARENMALGGVEDAVDVRTGDVLEHLDDLESSSFDVCTLDTGDAPAMVEHAPDLLVDGGFLAVYSPFIESTRAVSETAREVGLSDVTTRETIQREMQFDERGSRPSTAPVGHTGYLTIARNE is encoded by the coding sequence GTGAGCGGCGACGAGAACGCGGACGACGGGACCGATACCGAGACGGAAACCGACGCGGGGGCCGAGGGCGGCGACGACCGCGTCCCGGTGTTGCTCGTCCGTGACGACCGCGAATACCTCGTGAAACCCGGCGGAGAACAGGGGACTGACCTCGGCGTGCTCGAGGTCCCCGAGGACGTGCAGTCGGGCGACACCATCGAGACGCATCTGGGCGACGAGTTTCACGTCCGCCGACTGCGGGGCCCGGATCTCTTTCACCAGTTCGAGCGGACGGGCGCGCCGATGGTGCCCCGCGATATCGGCCTCGTGATGGGCGAGACGGGGATCGCCCGCGGTGATCGGGTCCTCGACGCCGGGACCGGTACCGGCGTGCTCGCGGCCATGATGGCCCGCGCCGGCGCGTCGGTCGTGACCTACGAACGCGACGCCGAGTTCGCCGATGTCGCCCGCGAGAACATGGCGCTGGGCGGCGTCGAGGACGCGGTCGACGTCCGAACCGGCGACGTGCTCGAGCACCTCGACGACCTCGAGTCGTCGTCGTTCGACGTGTGCACGCTCGATACGGGCGACGCGCCCGCGATGGTCGAGCACGCGCCGGACCTGCTCGTCGACGGCGGGTTCCTCGCGGTCTACAGCCCGTTTATCGAGTCGACGCGAGCGGTTTCGGAGACGGCTCGAGAGGTCGGCCTCTCCGATGTCACTACTCGAGAAACAATTCAGCGCGAGATGCAGTTCGACGAGCGGGGTTCGCGGCCGTCGACCGCCCCCGTGGGCCACACGGGGTATCTGACGATCGCGCGCAACGAATAG
- a CDS encoding transcription factor S — translation MEFCDDCGSMMKADDGLWACDSCGFTKPKGDASQYTVTDDQEASEVIESSGETSLPETNAICPECNNDRALWYMQQIRAADESETRFFICTECEHKWREDDN, via the coding sequence ATGGAATTTTGCGACGACTGCGGTTCGATGATGAAAGCCGACGACGGGCTCTGGGCGTGCGACAGCTGTGGCTTTACGAAGCCGAAAGGCGACGCCTCCCAGTACACCGTCACCGACGATCAGGAAGCGAGCGAGGTCATCGAGTCCTCCGGTGAGACCTCCCTGCCCGAGACGAACGCTATCTGTCCGGAGTGTAACAACGACCGCGCCCTCTGGTACATGCAACAGATCCGCGCGGCCGACGAGTCCGAGACGCGCTTCTTTATCTGTACTGAATGTGAGCACAAGTGGCGCGAGGATGATAACTAG
- a CDS encoding nascent polypeptide-associated complex protein, whose translation MFGGGGGGLNPRKMEQMMEQMGIDVEDIDAEEVIIRTDEYDLVFDDAEVTKMDARGQETYQVIGSPEEVEAGSAGGSTGSTDSGSDAEPSIPDDDVELVATQAGVGEDEAREALEDNDGDLAAAVASLE comes from the coding sequence ATGTTTGGAGGAGGCGGCGGCGGACTCAATCCGCGCAAGATGGAACAGATGATGGAGCAGATGGGGATCGACGTCGAGGACATCGACGCCGAAGAGGTCATCATCCGCACCGACGAGTACGACCTCGTCTTCGACGACGCCGAAGTCACGAAGATGGACGCTCGCGGCCAGGAGACCTATCAGGTCATCGGCTCGCCCGAGGAGGTCGAGGCTGGGTCCGCCGGCGGAAGCACCGGGAGCACCGATTCCGGAAGCGACGCCGAACCGTCGATTCCGGACGACGACGTCGAACTCGTCGCCACGCAAGCCGGCGTCGGCGAGGACGAGGCTCGCGAGGCCCTCGAGGACAACGACGGTGACCTCGCCGCAGCGGTCGCCTCCCTCGAGTGA
- a CDS encoding NYN domain-containing protein, with translation MTEIHPGQRVAVLVDAQNLYHTAQSLHSRNIDYSALLEKAVQDRQLTRAISYVIRADSPEEESFFDALVDIGFEPKIKDIKTFSDGTKKADWDVGMSLDAVTLANHVDTIVLCTGDGDFSRLCSHLRHEGVRVEVMAFESSTAEELMAAADSFLDLGDRHETFLL, from the coding sequence ATGACGGAAATTCATCCGGGGCAGCGCGTCGCCGTTCTCGTCGACGCCCAGAACCTCTACCATACTGCACAGAGTCTCCACAGCCGGAATATCGACTACTCCGCGCTGCTCGAGAAGGCCGTTCAGGACCGCCAGCTCACGCGTGCCATCTCCTACGTCATCCGCGCGGACTCGCCCGAAGAGGAGAGTTTCTTCGACGCGCTGGTCGATATCGGCTTCGAGCCGAAGATCAAGGACATCAAGACGTTCTCCGACGGGACGAAAAAAGCGGACTGGGACGTCGGGATGAGCCTCGACGCGGTGACGCTCGCCAACCACGTCGACACCATCGTCCTCTGTACGGGTGACGGCGACTTCTCGCGGCTCTGTTCGCACCTGCGACACGAGGGCGTCCGCGTCGAGGTGATGGCCTTTGAATCCTCGACGGCCGAGGAACTCATGGCCGCGGCCGATTCGTTCCTTGACCTCGGCGACCGCCACGAGACGTTTCTCCTCTGA
- a CDS encoding DUF5797 family protein has translation MTLSEEAKDRLADVVELQPTKNSELQERWEMDSGSEVHQFLENELGDYYFRDDNSLIRATAEAADLVDVEPGIESDPDDGAPSKIRVPELQARIVAVLAGPEEESESVVSVLHKLRDEYDVDAEAEDVRSGLQSLRRKGVVEVEYRTVPTFRLAVERDDLEVAVSD, from the coding sequence ATGACGCTCTCGGAGGAGGCCAAGGACCGGTTGGCGGACGTGGTGGAGCTACAGCCGACGAAGAATTCCGAACTGCAGGAGCGATGGGAGATGGACAGCGGCAGTGAGGTCCACCAGTTTCTCGAGAACGAACTCGGCGACTACTACTTTCGGGACGACAACAGCCTGATCCGGGCGACCGCGGAGGCGGCCGACCTGGTCGATGTCGAGCCGGGGATCGAGAGCGATCCCGACGACGGAGCTCCGTCCAAGATCCGCGTTCCCGAACTGCAAGCGCGGATCGTCGCCGTCCTCGCCGGGCCCGAGGAGGAGTCAGAGAGCGTCGTCTCGGTGCTGCACAAGCTCCGAGACGAGTACGACGTCGATGCTGAGGCCGAGGACGTCCGTTCGGGCCTCCAGAGCCTGCGTCGGAAGGGCGTCGTCGAGGTCGAGTACCGGACCGTCCCCACGTTCCGACTGGCGGTCGAGCGCGACGACCTCGAGGTCGCCGTTTCCGACTGA